The following is a genomic window from Miltoncostaea oceani.
GCGTTCCACTTCTATTCCGATATCGGATGTCAGTGGTACGCTCGCGCCATGGACGCCAGCGTGGCCGAAGCAGCCGAGGCCCTCGGGATCAGCCCCCGCCGGGTGCGCGCGCTCGCCGAGGCGGGAGAACTCCCCGCCCGCCGGGTGGGCCGAGCCTGGGTGATCGACCTCGACCGACGGCAGCCGCCACGCCCTCCCGGCCGGCGGCTGTCGGCCCGCTCGGCCTGGGCGGTCCTCGGCCTCGGTCATGAGGGTCTCTCCCGCTCGGAGCGTCAGCGGGCCCGTGAGCGACAGGGGCGACTCGCGGACTTGCCGCCAGCCGCGCTGGCCCGCCGCGCCGAGGCGCACCATGTCGTCGCCCATCCGGCCGCGCTGCGGCGCCTCGCGGACGACCCTCGGATCGTCCTCGGCGGTGTCTCGGCGGCCGCCCACCACGGCGCCGACGTCATCGCCCTGGATCGGGTGGAGGGCTACATCCGGGCCGCCGACCTCGACGACGTCCGGCGGGAGTACGCCCTCGGCCCTCCTGCAGACGGCGACAGCGCCAACGTGGTGCTGCGCGTCCCGGCGCCGGTGTGGCCGTTTCCCGAGGGCGAGCGGTACGCGCCGCGGCTCGTCGTCGCCGCCGACCTCCGCGATGCCGGCGACGAGCGGAGCGTCCGTGCGGCGCACGGGCTGATCGCGTGATCACCCTTCCGCCTCTCGGCGAGTTGGAGGATCGGCTCTGGCTGGCGCTGATGGAGATCGCTGAGCGGCGCGCAGGGGACTGGACGCTGGTGGGCGGCCAGATGGTGCTGCTGCATGCGCTCGAGCACGGCGCCACGCCACCGCGGATCAGCACGGACCTCGACCTGGTCGTCGACGCCCGCGTGCGCCCGCCTGCGATCCCGGCGATGGCCGAGGTCCTCGACGACCTCGGCTTCCGACTCGGCGGAGTCGCGCCCGACGGGGTGGGTCACCGCTTCATGCGCGGACCGGTCACGATCGACCTCCTCGCTCCCGAGGGCGCCGGGCCCCGCGCCGACCTGACCGTCGGCGGTGGGGCCGAGACCGTCCCGATCCGCGGGGGCACATACGCCCTCAGGCGCACCCAACTCGTCGATGTCTCGGCCGGCGGCCGCGTCGGACGCGTCCCGCGTCCCGATCTCGCCGGCGCCCTGGTGGTGAAGGCCGCCGCGGCGCGTGCAGACCGCAAGCGCGGACCGGAGCGACACCTGGGCGACTTGGCGCTCCTCCTCTCCCTCGTCCCCGACCCGTTCGCGCTGCGCGACGAACTCGGCGCGAAGAACTGTGGGCGCATCGGGGCGGTCTCGGCGCTCGCCGACGACGAGCATCCCGCCTGGCTAGGGCTCGACATCGCCGCCCGCTCCAACGCCAAGGCGGCGTTCACACTCATCACGGGACACGCGGTCGCGTAGGGCGAGTCAGGCGTGGGCCCAAGCCTCCGCAGCTGGGGTCGCCCCGCTTCTGCGGACACCATCGGAGAGGCGATGATGCTTCTCCAAGGAGGTCCACATGGAGCAGCGGGAGCGACGGGCACGGCGGGAGTTCAGTGAGGAGTTCAAGGCCCGCACGGTCGAGTTGATCGAGTCCTCGGGGAAGTCCATTGGGGCGGTCTGTCGAGAGCTCGACCTCAGCGAGACGGCGGTACGCCGGTGGGTCAAGCAGGCGCAGATCGACCAGGGCACGGCGCCGGGGCTCACCAGCGACGAACGCGCCGAGCTCGCCCGGCTTCGGCGTGAGAACAAGGTGTTGCGTGAGGAGCGGGAGATCCTGAAAAAAGCCGCGGCCTTCTTCGCCACGGAGACGACGCGGTGAGCCTCTACCGGTTCATCGCCGCCGAGAAGGCCGCACACGGGGTCTCCACCCTCTGCAGGACGCTCGGCGTCTCACGCTCGGGCTTCTACTCGTGGGCCGCCCGACCACCGTCGAGCCGCCGGCGCGAGGATGAACAGCTCCTCGAGCGGCTCCGCGCGGTGCATCGGATGAGCCGCGGCACCTACGGCGCCGCCCGCATCCACGCCGAACTGCGTGCTGACGGCCACCGCCACGGCCGTAAGCGGATCGCCCGGTTGATGCGCGAGGCGGGGATCGAGGGCACCCACCGGCGCCGCTTCCAGCGCACCACCGAGCGCGACCCGCTGCGGGCCCCGGCCGCGGATCTGGTGGAGCGACGCTTCCTCGCCGAGTGCCCGAACGCGTTGTGGGTGGCTGACATCACCTACGTGCGGACCTGGGCGGGGTGGCTCTATGTCGCGGTGGTCGTCGATGCCTACAGCCGCCGCGTCGTCGGCTGGTCGATGCGCGAGGACCTGCGGGCCGAACTGGTCGTCGATGCGATCCAGATGGCGCTGTGGCGGCGCCAGGTGGAGCCCGGCCAGCTGGTGCACCACAGCGACCGGGGATCCCAGTACACGAGCTTCGCCTGCGGACGCGCCCTGCGCGAGGCGGGGATCGCCCAGTCGATGGGCTCACGTGGCGATGCCTATGACAACGCCCTCGCCGAGTCGTTCATGTCGACCCTCAAGACCGAGCTGATCGACCGACGCTCCTGGCCGACCCGCCAGCAGGCGCGGACCGCGATCTACGACTACATCGAGAGTTGGTACAACCCACGCCGCCGGCACTCGGGCCTCGGTTACCTCAGCCCCGCCGAGTTCGAGGCACAGCACCACCGCCGGCAGGAGTCGGCGGCCTAGGAAAACTGTCCGCCAAAGCGGGGCGACTCCAAGCCGCGCCTCAGCGGACGGGCCCCACCGGCAACCCTTTCCTCGTCGCAACCATCTGACTGCCCAGAAGTCGAGCCGGCCGCCCAGGGATCATGAGAAGCAGCCGAGGGCCTCGAGCGACCTCGGCTGGTTCCGCGCTTTCCCGCTCTTGGTGTCTTTTTCGGACGTCGGGCCGGACAGCTGATCTCGGCCACTCTCGGCAGGTCGTGTTGCTTCTTTGTTGGCTCCCCCGGTTGGGCGGACGGTGCACATCGACCGGCGGAGGCTCCCATTTGGCGCACCGCGTCTGGCCACCTGTGCTGGGTGACGGGTAGAAATCGGCGCCCTCGCGCGCCGACGCGACACTCTTCTGGGAGTTCGATTCCGGCTAGGCCGAGTCGTCTCCAGTTGCCTTGTCGAATGCACGCGTCGCTCCGAGTACATCGACGACTTGGGCTTCCAGCCATCGCCCAAGCTCATCCGTTCCAAGGTCTCCGTCGGGCAAAGAGACGCGAAGAAAGCCCCCCCAGGCGGTCCCTCCGCCCTCAGTTCGGTAGGCCGCGAAGAAGGCGGCTAGGTCAATGTCGGCGTTGATGTCGTTCACGTCCTCGGGCGAAAAGCTTGGATCCTCGACCGGGGCGTAGATTAGAACCCGGTCATACGCAAGCGCCTGAAGGTGCGCCCGCCCGGCGCCCAGGATGATGTCGCCGCTCCGGAGTCGCACATCCCAGCCGAGGCCCTCGAAGGCTTCGACCACCCGGTACCGGAGCGCCTTCCTCTTCGCTTCGACCTCCTCGTCCGTCGGGTCGGGCGGACCGTCGTCCGTCAATGTGGGCTGCTTCCTTTCTTTCCGTGGGGGGAGGCGCTGGCGCACCCGAGGCCTGGGGGGGCGGGGGAGGCGGCGGGGATCCGCCGTTGGGGGGTGTGGCCCCACTAATGAGGCCGAGAGCGTCGATGGGCGGCCCAACGGCCTTGCTGGGTGGAGGTTCGGCCGGCAAGGGCATGTTGCCCCCGCTCATGAGACTCAGTGTGCTCGCCGCTAGGTCTCGATCGTCGGCTACCTCAGGCAGGGTCTGGAAGATGGTGTCGAGGCCTCCGGCCAACTCATCGGCGACAACCTCGCGCACTGCGGGCACAAGGTCAGGAAACGCTCCCTCGGCCAGAACGAGCGCTGACTGGGAGAGCTGGCGAGACGACAGATCCGCTTGGAGGCCAAGAACCTTCGACACCTTGAGCGCGTGGTGCCATTGGTCGGCGTCTAGGTCCCACCCGCGTTGGCAGTGGCTGCAGGCCATGAAACGTTCGGAACCGTACTTCGCCACCCTCACGCCGTACAGCTGCGCGTATCCGTAGTTCTCAAGCAGACCGAAGACGTTCAAGCGCTGGCATTCGAAGCAAACAAAGAAGACCTCGCCCCGCTGTTTAGCCTTTCTCCCGTAGCCACCAAAGATCACAGCGCTATCCTCTCGACCAAAGACGTGTCGGCTCTCGCGACTTCGCGGCCGAAGCAACCGCCAAGATCTCGACGGCGATATGTCCGCGACAGCCGCCAACGGCCAGCCAGGTCAGGACGCCCGAGACGCCCTGTTGAGGGTTCGGGGACTGGAATAGCGGCATCGTCCTCTGAGACAAACTCTTGCGGCACCCCCCGCACGGGGGGTTCTTTGGTTAGGCGGGCTGATCGGTCTAGACAGGCTCTGCACTGCGCTCGTGACACAGGAACCGGCTGCCTGGGTCGCGTCCAAGTCGATCCAGGCTTGGAGCACCAGCCGCGTGCCCGGGGGGACGACGTCGAGAACGCCGCCTGCTCGTAGAAAGCTGGATCGCGAGATGCCATCTAGCGTCTGGCTCCTGCCTCCTTGTCACCAAGTTAGCCCCCGTGGTGAACTGGGTCGCCTCCGGGCTCGCAGCCGAGTCAGACCAACAAGAGAAGGGATGGCGATACGCGTGACCCCCCCTCAGGATCTGATTGTGGTCGCCGAGTCGTCCGCTGGCTTCTACCCAGGGCGATTTTCCGAGTACACGAGCATCCGAGGCGCCCGGATTACGAACGGACACCTCGCCGCGGTCGAACAAGACGGCAACCTCGCGCTGATGTTCGCGACGCGGGAGGAGGGCCCACTCTTCGCCATCGCCAACGAGGACCTCCGGCGCGCAGACAAGGTCAAGAGCGGCCTGAACACGGTCGTCGAGGTCGTAGCGAAGGACGGGGAGACCGTGTGTTTCGTGGGACCGCGCGGCCGGATGCGGAAGATCTTCGCAGGCGTCGGCCACCCCCTGATGTGAGCTTCAGGTAGATGGCGATGTGCCCCCGACGCTCACGATTAAGCCGCTAGGCCGTCGCTGAATTCCCAGGACCGGGCGCGATCGCTGGCAATGACACCGATGGGCGCAAGCGAGGAGCCGCCGGGCTCATAACCCGAAGGTCGCAGGTTCGAATCCTGCCCCCGCTACTTCCGAAGGGCCCGTCATCGACGGGCCCTTCGTCGTTCACGGCGCCGACGCGACGGTCGACCGACCCGTCCTCCGGCTCGCCGGCCCCGGGTAACCTGGAGCGACGATGACGACGCTCCCGGCCGGATTCTCCGTGACCTCGCCGGACGGATCCCGCGCCCGGATCGGCCTCGGCCTCGCGGCGCTCGGGCGCCCCGGCTACCTCAACCTCGGCCACCACGCCGACCTCGGCGGGGACCGGTCGGTCGAGGCGATGCGGCGCCGCGCCCACGACGTGCTCGACGCCGCGTACGAGGAGGGCGTCCGCCACTTCGACGCGGCGCGCTCCTACGGGCGGGCGGAGGAGTTCCTCGGCGGGTGGCTCGCGTCGCGCCGTCCCGGGGACGTCGTCGTCAGCTCCAAGTGGGGCTACGTCTACACCGCCGGCTGGCAGGTCGACGCCGACCCCCCGGAGGTCAAGCACCACGACCTCGCGACGCTCCGCCGGCAGCTCGGCGAGACGCGGGAGCTCCTCGGCGACTGGCTCTCGCTCTACCAGATCCACTCCGCGACCCCCGAGAGCGGCGTGCTCGAGGACGACGCCGTCCTCGCCGAGCTCGCCGGGCTGCGGCGCGACGGCGTCGCCGTCGGCGTCACCGTCAGCGGCACCAGCCAGGCGGAGACGATCGGGCGCGCGCTCGACCTCGGCCTGTTCGACGCCGTGCAGGCGACGTGGAACCTCCACGAGCGCGCCGCGGGCGACGCCCTCGCCCGGGCGCACGCCGCGGGCCTGCGGGTCTATGTCAAGGAGGCCCTCGCCAACGGCCGCCTCGCGGGCCGGGAGCCCGTGCCCGCGCTCGAGGCCGCGGCGGCCGAGGCCGGCGCCACGCCCGACGCGCTCGCCCTCGCGGCGGTCCTCGCCCGGCCGTGGGCGGACGTCGTGCTGAGCGGCGCCGCGAGCGCCGACACGTTGCGGAGCAACCTCGCCGCGACCGGGGTCGCCTGGTCCGACCGGCTCGAGGAGCGGCTCGCGCCGTTGCGCGAGGACAGCGCCGCATACTGGTCGCACCGGTCGGGGCTCCGCTGGAACTGACGCGCACCCCGCCCGCGCCGCCGCGCCGGGACGGCTGAGGGGGTGTTCCTCGCCCTCCGCGAGATCCGCCGCGCGAAGGCGCGCTTCGGCCTGCTCACCGCCGCCGTCGCCCTGCTCATGTTCCTCATCCTCGTGCAGCAGGCGCTCCAGAGCGGGTTGATCACCGCCTTCGTCGGAGCGATCGAGCGCCAGTCCGCGCCCGTGCTCGTCTACGCCGTCGACGGGCAGCGGACGCTGCAGGGCAGCGTCATCACGCCGCCGCTCGAGGCGGCGATCGACGGGACCCCCGGCGTCGCGGACGCCGGGCGCATCGGCCAAGGGACGTTCACGGTGGTCGTCGGGGACGGCGGCGACCGCTCCGACGCGGCCCTCATCGGCTACGAGCGCGCGGACCTCGGCGGGCCGGACGAGCTCGCCGCCGGCCGGATGCCGCGGGACGGCGGCGAGGCCGTCGGCAGCGCCGGCGACTTCTCGCTCGGCGACCGGGTGCGGCTCGTCGCCGGCGGGGACGGCCCCGCCCTACGGGTCGTCGGCCTCGCGCAGGGCGCGCAGATCCAGGCGACCCCGACCCTCTTCGTCGCGTGGCCCGACTACGTCGCCGCGACGCGCGCCGCGAACCCCGACGCCCGGACGGTGCTGCCGAGCGTCATCGGCGTCCGCCCGGCCGAGGGCGTCGGCGACGCGGCGCTCGCGGAGCGCGTCAACGCCGCCTCCGGAGAGGCCGACGCCCTCACCCGGGCCGCGGCCGCGGACGAGACGCCCGGCGTCGCCGAGGTGCGGCGCTCGTTCGACATCATCTTCGTGCTCTTCGCGCTCGTCGTCCCCCTCGTCACCGGCCTGTTCTTCCTGATCATCACCTTCCAGAAGTCCCGGGCGCTGACCCTGCTCCGCGCGGTGGGGGCGCCCGCCGGGGCCCTCGTCCGGGCGCTCCTGATCCAGGTGGTGCTCATCATCGGCGTCGGCGCGGCCGGCGGGGTGCTGCTCTACCTCCCGCTGTCGCAGGCGACCCTCGGGACCGTCGCCCTGAGCTTCGACGGGCGGGCGGTCCTCACGTGGACGGCCCTCCTCCTCGCGCTCGGCCTGCTGAGCGCGCTCGTCGCCGCGCGCCGGGTGCTCGCGATCGACCCCGTCGAGGCGACCAGCGGCGGGGGCGCCCGGTGAGGCTCGCCCTCCGCGAGATGCGCCGCCGCCCCGGACGCTTCACCGTCGCCGCGGCGATCCTCACCCTCATCGCCCTGCTGCTGATGTTCCTCGGCGGGCTGCTCGACGGGCTCCTCGCCGGCAGCACCGGCGCGTACCGGGCGCAGCAGGCCGACCTCATCGCGTACTCCTCCGACGCGGAGGAGTCGCTGGTGCGCAGCCGCATCACCCCCGAGGTGCGGGCCGAGGTCGCGCGCGCCGCGGACGGCGCGCGCGTCGCGGGTCTCGGCAGCGTCCAGCTCGGCGCGCGCCTCGACGGGCGCGGCCCCCGGGACCTCGTGCCGGTCGTGCTGTTCGGCTTCGAGGCGCCGCCGCGCGGCATCGACGGGGACCCGCCGCCACCCGGCGAGGTCTACGCCGACGACTCCCTGCGCGCCGAGGGCGTGGAGCGGGGCGACGTCGTGCGCCTCGGCGCGGACCGGACGCCCGTCACCGTCATCGGATTCCTCGACGACAGCCGCTACTCGGGGCAGGCGACGCTGTGGGGCTCCCTCCCCACCTGGCGTGCCGTCCTGGAGGCCAACCGGCCCGGGGCGCGCGTCGGCGAGGGCGTCGTCCAGGCCCTCGTCATCGGCGGCGGCGGGTCCGCGCCGGCCCCCGCGGCCCGGGACATCGACGACGCCACCGGCGGCGCCACCTCCACGCTCACCGTGGACGCGGCGATCGAGGCGCTCCCCGGGGTCGCGCAGCAGCGGACCGTCTTCAACCAGATCATCGCCGTCACCGTCGTCGTGGCCCTCGTCGTCGTCGCCCTCTTCTTCGCGCTCATCACCGTCGAGCGGACGGCACTGTACGGGGTGCTCAAGGCGATCGGCGCGAGCTCCGGGACCCTCTTCGCCGGGGTGCTCCTGCAGGCGCTGGTCGTGACCCTCGTCGCCGCGGTCATCGGGATCGCCGCCTCGCTCGCCCTCGACGCCGCGATCCCCGCCGGGTCGCTGCCGTTCCTCGCCGACCCGGCGCGGCTGCTCACCAACGTCGGGTACCTCGTCGTCGCCTCCGTCGTCGGCTGCGCGTTCTCCCTGCGCCGCGTGCTGCGCGTCGACCCCGCCCGCGCGATCGGCGGCGAGGGATGAACCCCGCGACGCCGCCCACGCCCCTCCCCGCCCCCACCGACCCCGGAGCACCCATGGACGACGAGCGCACCCCCGCGTTGCGGATGGAGGGCGTCCGCAGGACGTTCCGCAGCGGGGACGACGAGGTCGTCGCCGTGAGCAACGTCGACCTGACCGTCGGGGCCGACGAGATCGTCGCCCTCGTCGGGCCGTCCGGCTCCGGGAAGACGACGCTCTGCTCGATCGCCGGTGGGCTGCTGCAGCCCACCGCCGGCACCGTCGTCGTGGGCGGCCGGGACATCTCCGGCTACTCCGCACGGGAGCTCACCGGGTTCCGGAGCACATCGGTCGGGTTCGTCTTCCAGACGGTCAACCTCGTGCCCTTCCTGACCGCCCGGGAGAACTTGCTGGTCGTCGACGAGCTCGGGCCGCGGACCGGCCGCCGGGCCCGGGACCGGGCCGACCAGCTCCTCGAGGAGCTCGGGCTGGCCGACAAGGCCGACCGCCTGCCGGCGGAGCTCTCCGGCGGGCAACGGCAGCGCGTCGCGATCGGGCGCGCCCTCATGAACGAACCGTCCCTCGTGCTGTTCGACGAGCCCACCTCGGCGCTCGACACGGAGCTCGGCGACCAGGTCATGCGCCTCATCCGGGACGAGATGAAGTCGCGGGGCACGGCGGCGATCATCGTCACCCACGACGACCGCATCACCCACTACGCCGACCGCATCGTGAGGATCGTCGACGGGGCGCTGAGCGACGGCTCCGCGCGCGGCGCCGACGACCCGGCGGCGACCCCGGCCCCCGGGGGGCGCGACTAGGGACCCCGACCGGGGAACCCCCGGAGGCGGGTGCCCGGCCCCGGATCGCAGGATCCCCGGCATGACCACACACACGCACCCCACCCCCCGCCGCCGCGCC
Proteins encoded in this region:
- a CDS encoding IS3 family transposase (programmed frameshift); the protein is MEQRERRARREFSEEFKARTVELIESSGKSIGAVCRELDLSETAVRRWVKQAQIDQGTAPGLTSDERAELARLRRENKVLREEREILKKAGGLLRHGDDAVSLYRFIAAEKAAHGVSTLCRTLGVSRSGFYSWAARPPSSRRREDEQLLERLRAVHRMSRGTYGAARIHAELRADGHRHGRKRIARLMREAGIEGTHRRRFQRTTERDPLRAPAADLVERRFLAECPNALWVADITYVRTWAGWLYVAVVVDAYSRRVVGWSMREDLRAELVVDAIQMALWRRQVEPGQLVHHSDRGSQYTSFACGRALREAGIAQSMGSRGDAYDNALAESFMSTLKTELIDRRSWPTRQQARTAIYDYIESWYNPRRRHSGLGYLSPAEFEAQHHRRQESAA
- a CDS encoding helix-turn-helix domain-containing protein codes for the protein MDASVAEAAEALGISPRRVRALAEAGELPARRVGRAWVIDLDRRQPPRPPGRRLSARSAWAVLGLGHEGLSRSERQRARERQGRLADLPPAALARRAEAHHVVAHPAALRRLADDPRIVLGGVSAAAHHGADVIALDRVEGYIRAADLDDVRREYALGPPADGDSANVVLRVPAPVWPFPEGERYAPRLVVAADLRDAGDERSVRAAHGLIA
- a CDS encoding aldo/keto reductase, with the translated sequence MTTLPAGFSVTSPDGSRARIGLGLAALGRPGYLNLGHHADLGGDRSVEAMRRRAHDVLDAAYEEGVRHFDAARSYGRAEEFLGGWLASRRPGDVVVSSKWGYVYTAGWQVDADPPEVKHHDLATLRRQLGETRELLGDWLSLYQIHSATPESGVLEDDAVLAELAGLRRDGVAVGVTVSGTSQAETIGRALDLGLFDAVQATWNLHERAAGDALARAHAAGLRVYVKEALANGRLAGREPVPALEAAAAEAGATPDALALAAVLARPWADVVLSGAASADTLRSNLAATGVAWSDRLEERLAPLREDSAAYWSHRSGLRWN
- a CDS encoding ABC transporter ATP-binding protein, with translation MDDERTPALRMEGVRRTFRSGDDEVVAVSNVDLTVGADEIVALVGPSGSGKTTLCSIAGGLLQPTAGTVVVGGRDISGYSARELTGFRSTSVGFVFQTVNLVPFLTARENLLVVDELGPRTGRRARDRADQLLEELGLADKADRLPAELSGGQRQRVAIGRALMNEPSLVLFDEPTSALDTELGDQVMRLIRDEMKSRGTAAIIVTHDDRITHYADRIVRIVDGALSDGSARGADDPAATPAPGGRD
- a CDS encoding FtsX-like permease family protein, giving the protein MRLALREMRRRPGRFTVAAAILTLIALLLMFLGGLLDGLLAGSTGAYRAQQADLIAYSSDAEESLVRSRITPEVRAEVARAADGARVAGLGSVQLGARLDGRGPRDLVPVVLFGFEAPPRGIDGDPPPPGEVYADDSLRAEGVERGDVVRLGADRTPVTVIGFLDDSRYSGQATLWGSLPTWRAVLEANRPGARVGEGVVQALVIGGGGSAPAPAARDIDDATGGATSTLTVDAAIEALPGVAQQRTVFNQIIAVTVVVALVVVALFFALITVERTALYGVLKAIGASSGTLFAGVLLQALVVTLVAAVIGIAASLALDAAIPAGSLPFLADPARLLTNVGYLVVASVVGCAFSLRRVLRVDPARAIGGEG